One segment of bacterium DNA contains the following:
- a CDS encoding asparagine synthetase B, with product MLILFIPAGLSASSGKILIPMDDVQTDHLRAYGLAYWCLDKAGLNVEWLLNFRGGSFMVDESPKVIEWAMVMGVSYEALDFSGANQIYNRIEEENMEVILLEKAPKIAVYTPPSRELWDDAVTLALSYAEIPYDTLWDKEILRGELVKYDWLHLHHEDFSGQYGKFYAAYRHAAWYQQQMLEFERAAREAGYNSVPEHKGAVARAIRDYVYDGGFLFAMCSATDTLDIALAAEGIDIVPPELDHDPVDPGAQQRLAFSKTFAFTNFTLEMDPLVYEHSNIDLSDYNNAKGPVYDAFTLFEFSAKYDPIPTMLTQNHTFLVKGFMGQTTFFNRPTIKPEVTILGDIQNSPKVKYIHGNKGKGTFTFLAGHDPEDYQHAVGDEPTRLELHKNSPGYRLILNNILFPAAKPKKQKT from the coding sequence ATGTTGATTCTCTTTATCCCTGCGGGTCTTTCGGCTTCATCGGGAAAGATTCTTATCCCCATGGATGATGTTCAAACAGATCACCTCCGGGCCTATGGTCTGGCCTATTGGTGCCTGGACAAGGCAGGACTAAATGTGGAATGGCTGCTTAACTTCCGGGGCGGCTCTTTTATGGTGGATGAATCCCCCAAGGTCATAGAGTGGGCTATGGTAATGGGCGTTTCTTATGAAGCCCTTGATTTTTCGGGGGCTAACCAGATATACAACCGGATTGAAGAGGAAAATATGGAGGTCATCCTGCTGGAGAAGGCCCCCAAGATAGCCGTCTATACCCCGCCCAGCCGTGAACTGTGGGATGATGCCGTAACCCTGGCCCTTAGTTATGCTGAGATACCTTACGATACTCTTTGGGACAAAGAAATCTTACGGGGTGAATTGGTGAAATATGACTGGCTTCATCTGCACCACGAAGATTTTAGCGGGCAATACGGAAAGTTTTATGCCGCTTACCGCCACGCGGCGTGGTATCAACAGCAGATGTTAGAATTTGAACGAGCCGCGCGGGAAGCCGGGTACAATTCTGTCCCCGAGCACAAGGGTGCCGTAGCCAGGGCTATCAGGGATTACGTCTATGATGGTGGTTTTCTGTTTGCCATGTGTTCGGCCACCGATACCCTTGATATTGCCCTGGCGGCTGAAGGAATTGATATTGTCCCTCCGGAACTCGATCACGATCCGGTTGATCCAGGGGCTCAACAAAGATTAGCCTTCTCAAAGACCTTTGCTTTTACCAATTTTACCCTCGAAATGGATCCCCTGGTTTACGAGCATTCTAATATTGACCTCAGTGATTACAATAACGCTAAGGGACCGGTCTACGATGCCTTTACCCTCTTTGAATTTTCAGCCAAATATGACCCCATCCCCACTATGCTTACCCAGAATCATACCTTTCTGGTGAAAGGTTTTATGGGCCAGACAACTTTTTTTAACCGACCAACCATAAAGCCGGAGGTGACCATCTTAGGGGATATCCAGAATTCACCTAAGGTGAAATACATTCACGGGAACAAAGGTAAGGGGACCTTTACTTTTCTGGCCGGACATGACCCGGAGGACTACCAACACGCCGTAGGTGATGAGCCTACCAGACTGGAACTGCATAAAAATTCCCCCGGCTACAGACTCATCCTTAATAATATCCTATTCCCGGCGGCTAAACCTAAAAAGCAAAAAACATAA
- a CDS encoding type II toxin-antitoxin system PemK/MazF family toxin gives MATHRGEIYFVNLNPVEGREQAGHRPVLVLSIDDINKLPLVVTVVVGTKGENISRDYPTNVRVLPEESGLPWETVFLCFQIRSLDPKRFPEKPAGKVTAEVLEKIETAVCYCLGL, from the coding sequence ATGGCTACTCATCGAGGAGAAATTTATTTTGTCAACTTGAATCCTGTAGAGGGACGAGAGCAGGCAGGTCACCGGCCTGTCCTGGTTTTATCCATAGATGATATCAATAAATTACCTCTTGTAGTGACGGTTGTTGTTGGGACAAAAGGTGAAAATATCTCTCGTGATTACCCCACCAATGTTCGTGTATTGCCTGAAGAAAGTGGGCTGCCGTGGGAAACAGTATTCTTATGTTTTCAAATTCGTTCATTAGATCCTAAGCGATTTCCAGAAAAACCAGCCGGCAAAGTTACCGCTGAAGTGTTAGAAAAGATTGAAACTGCTGTTTGTTACTGTCTTGGCTTGTGA
- the rplT gene encoding 50S ribosomal protein L20, which produces MSRVKSNVASRKRRKQILKLAKGFRGAKSRSYRFAKEMVTHSLVDAYRDRKARKREIRKLWIIRINAAARQNGLSYSRFMNGLKEADIGLDRKMLAHLAVTDKNVFSQLAEAAKASLKG; this is translated from the coding sequence ATGTCGAGAGTAAAATCGAATGTGGCCAGCCGAAAGAGGCGAAAGCAGATTTTGAAGCTGGCTAAGGGATTTAGAGGAGCAAAAAGCCGGTCTTACCGGTTCGCTAAGGAGATGGTTACTCACAGCTTAGTTGATGCTTATCGGGATCGAAAGGCCCGAAAGCGGGAGATAAGAAAGCTGTGGATTATCAGGATAAATGCGGCGGCAAGACAAAATGGACTTTCTTACAGCCGATTTATGAATGGCTTAAAGGAAGCCGATATCGGACTTGACAGAAAGATGCTGGCTCATTTGGCGGTGACCGATAAAAATGTTTTTTCCCAATTAGCGGAAGCAGCTAAGGCAAGTTTAAAGGGGTGA
- the rpmI gene encoding 50S ribosomal protein L35, protein MPKIKSNRGAHKRFRATATGKIKRKRAYHSHILTKKSPKRKRTLRSPHMVNTVDKKNIRQLLPYV, encoded by the coding sequence ATGCCTAAGATAAAAAGCAATAGAGGAGCTCACAAGCGGTTTAGAGCCACGGCTACCGGTAAGATTAAAAGAAAACGAGCTTACCATTCCCATATCTTAACTAAGAAGTCGCCAAAACGAAAGAGGACTTTAAGAAGTCCTCATATGGTAAATACGGTTGATAAGAAAAACATACGGCAACTGTTGCCGTATGTGTGA
- a CDS encoding phosphoenolpyruvate carboxykinase (GTP) — translation MSVTVKHKKLKNWVQEIAELCRPDSIYWCDGTKEEYDLMMALMVKNGGATPLPKRPNSFLFRSDPSDVARVEDRTYISTPTQDEAGPTNNWIDPVELKKIMTELYAGCIKGRTLYVIPFSMGPIGSPISKIGVELTDSPYVVCNMHIMTRVGTKVLEVLGTEGEYIPCLHSIGVPLTEGRRDVPWPCAPIEKKYISHFPQENLIWSFGSGYGGNALLGKKCLALRIASAMAKREGWMAEHMLILRLTNPAGRRFHIAAAFPSACGKTNLAMLEPTIEGWKCECIGDDIAWMKIGNDGRLYAINPESGFFGVAPGTSYDSNPMAMDTLKENCIFTNCALTDDGDIWWEGFDDEPPSHAIDWKGKDWTPDSDQPAAHPNARFTAPASQCPVICPDWEDPKGVPIDIFVFGGRRASVVPLVSKAYNWDHGVFLGATAASETTAANIGAVGNLRRDPFAMKPFCGYHMGDYFQHWFDMGDKLGAKAPQIFYVNWFRKSFEGKWLWPGFGENSRVLKWMCEQIEGKAGAVETPIGLLPRKEDLDLTGLNIDNDDVEELLRIDVDAWRAELPDIEKHFNQFGRHLPPRLKVQLEDLRKRLK, via the coding sequence ATGTCAGTAACGGTAAAACATAAGAAATTGAAAAACTGGGTTCAAGAAATCGCTGAATTGTGCCGGCCTGATTCCATTTACTGGTGTGATGGAACTAAAGAGGAATACGACCTTATGATGGCCTTAATGGTTAAAAACGGTGGAGCTACCCCTTTGCCAAAACGGCCAAACAGTTTCTTGTTCCGTTCAGATCCCAGTGACGTGGCCAGGGTTGAGGACCGAACTTATATAAGCACCCCCACTCAGGATGAAGCCGGACCGACCAATAACTGGATTGATCCGGTTGAGCTTAAGAAAATAATGACTGAATTGTATGCTGGATGCATAAAAGGAAGGACCTTGTATGTAATTCCTTTCTCAATGGGGCCTATCGGCTCACCCATCTCTAAAATCGGCGTGGAGTTAACCGATAGCCCTTATGTGGTCTGTAATATGCATATTATGACCAGGGTGGGGACAAAAGTCCTCGAAGTTCTCGGCACCGAGGGAGAATATATACCTTGTCTGCATTCCATCGGCGTGCCACTGACCGAAGGTCGGAGAGATGTGCCCTGGCCCTGTGCCCCCATAGAGAAAAAATACATCAGCCATTTCCCTCAAGAAAATCTTATCTGGTCTTTTGGGTCGGGTTATGGTGGAAATGCCTTACTGGGGAAAAAGTGTCTGGCTTTGCGGATCGCTTCTGCCATGGCCAAACGTGAAGGATGGATGGCTGAGCATATGCTGATCCTTCGGTTGACGAATCCCGCCGGCCGACGGTTCCATATTGCCGCCGCCTTTCCTTCAGCCTGTGGGAAAACCAATCTGGCCATGCTCGAACCCACGATTGAAGGATGGAAATGTGAATGTATTGGAGATGACATTGCCTGGATGAAAATCGGGAATGACGGCAGACTGTATGCGATCAATCCGGAATCGGGATTCTTTGGAGTGGCTCCCGGGACATCCTATGATTCTAATCCCATGGCCATGGATACCCTCAAAGAAAACTGTATCTTCACTAATTGTGCCCTTACCGATGATGGCGATATCTGGTGGGAAGGGTTTGATGATGAACCGCCTAGCCATGCTATCGACTGGAAAGGGAAAGACTGGACACCCGATAGCGACCAGCCGGCTGCCCATCCCAATGCCCGTTTTACGGCGCCGGCCAGCCAATGTCCGGTAATCTGTCCCGACTGGGAAGATCCAAAAGGGGTGCCTATCGATATTTTTGTATTCGGCGGCCGGAGAGCTAGTGTGGTTCCCCTCGTAAGTAAAGCCTATAACTGGGATCATGGGGTATTTCTTGGGGCTACGGCTGCTTCTGAAACTACGGCCGCCAATATCGGCGCGGTGGGCAATCTTCGCCGGGACCCTTTTGCCATGAAACCTTTCTGCGGCTATCATATGGGCGATTACTTCCAGCATTGGTTTGATATGGGTGACAAACTTGGCGCTAAAGCGCCCCAAATATTCTATGTCAACTGGTTCCGTAAGAGCTTTGAAGGAAAATGGTTATGGCCGGGATTCGGAGAGAACAGCCGTGTTCTTAAATGGATGTGTGAACAGATAGAGGGGAAAGCAGGTGCGGTGGAAACCCCCATAGGTCTGCTTCCCAGGAAAGAAGACCTTGATCTGACCGGGCTGAACATCGATAATGACGATGTGGAAGAATTGTTGCGGATCGATGTTGATGCCTGGCGAGCAGAACTTCCCGATATAGAAAAACATTTTAATCAGTTCGGCCGCCATCTTCCACCGCGTCTTAAGGTTCAACTGGAAGATCTTCGGAAACGCCTGAAGTAA
- the csrA gene encoding carbon storage regulator CsrA, which yields MLVLARKRDQSIMIGDEVEVIIVDVHGDQVKLGITAPRHVPVHRKEVYEEIQRENIRAAAETKAEKVSGLGALFKISKEKK from the coding sequence ATGTTAGTTTTGGCCAGGAAACGTGATCAAAGCATTATGATTGGTGACGAGGTAGAGGTAATAATAGTCGATGTTCACGGCGATCAGGTCAAATTAGGCATCACTGCCCCCCGGCATGTGCCTGTCCACCGCAAGGAGGTTTACGAAGAGATTCAGCGTGAAAATATCAGGGCGGCCGCTGAAACAAAGGCCGAGAAGGTATCCGGGCTGGGGGCTTTGTTTAAGATATCTAAAGAGAAGAAATAA
- a CDS encoding DegQ family serine endoprotease, whose amino-acid sequence MKIRISLLALAAVIVGVIIASWLNLTPETNGEINPAGDKSAISSDEIKALRGLSKAFTQIAKEVTPAVVNISTERVIRGSGTPFFFYEGPFRDFFGDDFFNQFFSPSPHREYRQRSLGSGVIVNRNGHILTNNHVIKDADKITVILGDQRKFTGEVVGKDEKTDVAVIKIEDNNLPVARLGDSDKIEVGEWVIAIGSPFELSQTVTAGIVSAKGRSQVGVADYENFIQTDAAINPGNSGGPLLNLEGEVIGINTAISTTSGGYQGIGFAIPINMAKKVMEDLIGHGKVVRGWLGVIIQELIPELADKLGLKGREGVLIVDVVKDGPAERAGIKPDDLVVEIDGQKVTELNQLRNMVADFKVGKTVELKVVRNGKEEIVRVKIGEQPEDITALSRKESREKKSEIELGLRVQNLTSELASRFGYEGEQGVIISNIEPWGPAEQAGLKEGDLIQKINQRRIRNSKDYEDALGEVSKGEEILFKIRRGDYSQYVILKTEEGRD is encoded by the coding sequence ATGAAGATTCGGATTAGCCTGCTGGCATTAGCGGCCGTGATAGTGGGGGTAATTATTGCCTCCTGGCTTAATCTTACCCCGGAAACGAACGGGGAGATTAATCCTGCCGGGGATAAATCCGCCATTTCCAGTGATGAGATAAAGGCCCTGCGCGGCCTTAGTAAGGCATTCACCCAGATAGCCAAAGAGGTAACACCGGCGGTGGTCAATATCTCCACGGAAAGGGTCATAAGAGGCAGCGGCACACCCTTCTTTTTCTACGAGGGACCTTTTCGTGATTTTTTCGGGGATGATTTTTTTAACCAATTTTTCTCTCCTTCTCCTCACCGAGAGTATCGTCAGAGAAGTCTGGGTTCAGGGGTAATTGTCAACCGAAACGGACATATCCTGACCAATAATCATGTGATTAAAGATGCTGATAAGATTACCGTTATTCTTGGTGACCAGAGGAAATTTACCGGTGAAGTAGTGGGTAAAGATGAGAAAACAGATGTAGCGGTAATCAAGATTGAAGATAATAATCTACCGGTAGCCAGGCTGGGAGATTCGGATAAGATTGAGGTGGGCGAATGGGTGATCGCCATAGGCTCCCCCTTTGAATTAAGCCAGACAGTAACCGCCGGGATAGTTTCGGCTAAGGGGAGGTCTCAAGTAGGGGTGGCCGATTATGAAAACTTTATTCAGACCGATGCCGCCATAAATCCGGGCAATTCAGGGGGGCCGCTGCTCAACCTGGAGGGAGAGGTAATAGGCATAAATACAGCTATATCCACCACGTCCGGAGGTTACCAGGGAATTGGTTTTGCTATCCCGATTAATATGGCCAAAAAGGTAATGGAAGATCTGATCGGCCACGGTAAGGTTGTCCGGGGTTGGTTGGGAGTGATTATTCAGGAGTTGATTCCGGAGTTGGCCGATAAACTTGGCCTGAAGGGAAGAGAGGGTGTCCTTATTGTCGATGTAGTGAAGGATGGGCCAGCCGAGCGGGCCGGCATAAAACCTGATGACCTCGTAGTTGAGATTGACGGCCAAAAGGTGACCGAGCTTAATCAACTTCGAAATATGGTCGCGGATTTTAAAGTAGGGAAAACAGTCGAATTAAAGGTGGTCAGAAATGGAAAAGAGGAGATCGTCAGGGTCAAGATTGGAGAGCAGCCTGAAGATATAACGGCTCTTTCCCGGAAAGAGAGCAGAGAAAAGAAATCAGAGATTGAGCTTGGTCTCAGGGTTCAGAATCTTACTTCTGAACTGGCCTCTCGATTTGGCTATGAAGGTGAGCAGGGGGTAATTATTTCAAATATTGAACCATGGGGACCGGCTGAGCAGGCCGGTCTTAAAGAGGGAGATTTGATTCAAAAGATAAATCAAAGAAGGATACGAAACTCGAAGGATTACGAAGATGCCTTAGGTGAAGTGTCTAAAGGTGAGGAGATCTTGTTCAAGATACGGCGGGGTGATTATTCCCAGTATGTTATTCTCAAAACAGAGGAAGGAAGGGATTAG
- a CDS encoding endonuclease III domain-containing protein: protein MNLRDIPSATPGTHEVGAPSAIHHILLQIYERLHTVYGPQGWWPGESQFEIIIGAILTQNTNWTNVERAIKNLKAKGRLTPDELFKIEIQELAELIRPSGYFNIKAKRLKEFIHFLFNRYKGSLSQMYEQPMESLRNELLNVKGIGHETADSILLYGGDLPIFVVDAYTRRIFVRLRLLPEKVSYAETQKFFMAHLPQDVNLYNEYHALIVRWGKEACQPKPKCELCPLSEKTKRLSEKSR from the coding sequence ATGAATTTGAGGGATATTCCATCCGCCACCCCGGGTACCCACGAAGTGGGTGCGCCATCCGCCATTCACCATATCCTGCTCCAGATTTATGAGAGATTACACACGGTGTATGGTCCTCAGGGGTGGTGGCCAGGGGAGAGCCAATTTGAAATCATTATTGGCGCGATTTTAACCCAAAACACTAATTGGACCAATGTGGAGCGAGCCATAAAGAACCTTAAGGCCAAGGGGAGGCTTACCCCAGATGAGCTGTTTAAGATCGAAATTCAGGAACTGGCTGAGTTAATCAGGCCATCTGGCTATTTTAACATTAAGGCTAAGCGGCTCAAAGAGTTTATCCACTTTCTCTTCAACCGTTATAAGGGTTCCCTCAGCCAGATGTATGAGCAGCCAATGGAAAGTCTTCGGAATGAACTCCTCAATGTCAAAGGGATAGGCCATGAAACAGCCGATTCCATTCTCCTTTATGGCGGCGATCTGCCCATCTTTGTGGTTGATGCTTACACCAGACGGATATTTGTCCGCCTGAGGCTGTTGCCTGAAAAGGTTTCTTATGCAGAGACCCAAAAATTCTTCATGGCCCATCTCCCTCAAGATGTTAATCTCTACAATGAATATCATGCCCTTATCGTTAGATGGGGTAAAGAAGCCTGCCAGCCAAAGCCAAAATGTGAGCTTTGTCCACTCAGCGAAAAAACTAAGAGGCTGTCTGAAAAGTCCCGTTAG
- the infC gene encoding translation initiation factor IF-3, with product MRVNKPVGVRINNRIRAHEVRLISEEGEQVGILSLKDALEKASESGLDLVEVSPESSPPVCRIMDYGKYLYDQKKRGKEGKKRQRVIHLKEIKMRPKISEHDYQFKTRHAQRFLEAGDKAKVTIMFRGREMAHTELGKRLLDRLAEDLAEISVVERSPTQEGKNMVMILAPGKH from the coding sequence GTGAGGGTTAACAAGCCGGTTGGGGTGAGGATTAATAACCGGATTCGAGCCCATGAAGTCCGTCTTATTAGTGAAGAGGGCGAACAAGTAGGTATACTTTCTCTGAAGGATGCCCTGGAAAAGGCATCCGAGTCGGGACTTGATCTGGTAGAGGTTTCCCCGGAAAGTTCTCCTCCGGTCTGCCGTATTATGGACTACGGAAAATATCTTTATGACCAGAAAAAACGGGGGAAGGAAGGCAAGAAACGACAACGGGTTATTCACCTGAAGGAAATAAAGATGCGCCCTAAGATTAGTGAACATGACTATCAATTTAAGACGCGTCACGCTCAACGTTTCCTGGAGGCAGGAGATAAGGCTAAAGTGACCATTATGTTTCGGGGTCGGGAGATGGCTCACACAGAGTTAGGTAAGCGTCTTCTTGATCGGCTGGCTGAGGATTTAGCTGAAATAAGTGTGGTAGAACGCAGCCCTACTCAGGAAGGGAAAAATATGGTGATGATCCTGGCGCCGGGTAAACACTGA
- a CDS encoding flagellar assembly protein FliW — MRITTKPFGEIEIAEESIIEVKEGIIGFPRLTRYVILNSEGGGPFKWFQSVDRADLAFVVISPYEFRPDYTLDVNKSDLDSIGLADPSKAVILSIVVIPDDPSLMTANLQGPLVINPRTKQSKQMISNNPQYSVRHYIIQEMQAWADSDKGEERGGNKLC, encoded by the coding sequence TTGAGGATTACAACGAAACCCTTTGGTGAAATAGAAATCGCTGAGGAGAGTATAATCGAGGTTAAAGAAGGGATCATTGGTTTTCCAAGGCTTACCAGATATGTTATCTTAAACAGCGAGGGAGGCGGGCCATTTAAGTGGTTTCAATCAGTGGACCGGGCGGATTTGGCCTTCGTGGTCATTTCTCCCTATGAATTTCGTCCTGATTATACCCTGGATGTAAACAAAAGCGACCTGGATTCGATTGGCCTGGCCGACCCTTCAAAGGCGGTTATCCTGTCTATTGTGGTTATCCCTGATGATCCTTCTCTGATGACAGCCAACCTCCAGGGGCCGCTCGTTATTAATCCCAGGACCAAACAATCCAAACAAATGATATCAAACAACCCCCAATATTCAGTTCGTCACTATATTATCCAAGAGATGCAGGCGTGGGCTGATAGTGACAAGGGTGAAGAGAGAGGGGGGAATAAGTTATGTTAG